A DNA window from Haloarchaeobius amylolyticus contains the following coding sequences:
- a CDS encoding primase-like DNA-binding domain-containing protein, translating into MREYLRVTPTSGELTATGIPEAVASLHNLRSSESPGLLHKLNPFYSVLPPSFEFLIISEGPDEPVEFYYGADEHLDTLEARLRSIYPSPFDIEPVEIDPATKLIPPTEYSRDEFATAVENDDLLYEFDIGEQRTAEMASTVDETSVGDTGEEASITDGGVAAGEQNTWVDVDDTEIRVDPPESCPEYGPLTAIERPTLTADGTVLARPALDTVQPMGVRWFGRADREEDWMTTLTPFSEASGDEDSGKVTDAPLATLIDHLNDTEHPIAFQAVFERRDDWTKAADNRTTSLEQGMDTWFQKWLGDGLTFYQDSTDDPERLMTASAKKRVSRIEDKTPSRTFSVNLRAVAVPADDHDSRLLDSRINALRSTFGPVDGPYYSLVGKRLRDAGWRQKTKQRNSRKELKRLLDRELVMDTGKTRPDLVLNGDELANFLLVPPAEQLSIEGARGTRAEQQSRNPLPRPNQDIMQELRDGMSIGYALDENSQPEDVPTRVPPGILPTHYLRAGSTGAGKSVAMNNDMLSLVANTEGPVFLVDRKGDGMAENFMRAYARRFGMTALRENVIHFRIPDMLPGFSFFDLEPSLANGRNRTDAVQRKADHTEEILRLAMGADAYDSAKVAPTLIKMLVKLMFDEEHGREHGHYRESADYFEFRHLHQVIDQLRQAGPPQVDLSEAPKSSNEAVTRTIRRQLQQDQQSFTTLMNGVSNRLDPISLDDRLRPIFNNTENNFDFRDLLAENKVVLFDLGDLRDEAARLMTGLVLTNLEDAIQEQSLDLAMYPDDYVVNLVIDEAASVVVSDIMNNMLERGRSFKLSVGLSMQFPEQMEAAGGRKMYLNTLNNIGSLLVGKINVDRELARAMAHEEMSPEEFSNRIRSLPRGEWIASLPSPTFGETGPYPFSLDPLPIPAGHPESDSPLTEREEELFTETLTKIHDRAVDEYGVAEDAAPTTQTPEELHEVLDVDTDELDVAIAKIVRSVQLRESVREENGWVSVETVDGDLRQLFEDVDADVPSYDELTTIRQRSRFLETTVDIDADEIVIRLTEAGEEIAEPDTGDVRAAGGSDHDAALLEIEEELTSLGFTVTILSQDGSEKPDARATHPDLEETFAIEVETTTPEYPVKVLTNFRKAQEAEEVPLFVVRPGSEKTDWAKRVDGILNPPVRELDDGSIQFYTTDSTLTFNGGATEEGGVTAVRPRTESNDTNRSVWVQDEGSIHLRDGTGTEHLRVDSFDAVTKDRVPAIYSYDHAKAEYLVHEPGETHTYGSKADFEADWARINAPFIPAEELPNPEFGNDAYGIVILPEEGEPVVCDSGATEPLRTLLDTSFVVGQREDSFEMAEQEEAQSTPALPSADEDWKDDADAATGRFASEYLVEAEDESVTSPVVYELYEEWAESHNLEPDSKGWFGRRLKKHVDFEPTTMRQDGLQVRCYEGLTLRRTEVSDE; encoded by the coding sequence ATGCGTGAATACCTCCGTGTCACTCCGACCTCAGGAGAACTCACGGCCACCGGGATTCCGGAAGCAGTTGCGAGTCTCCACAACCTGCGGTCGAGTGAGTCACCGGGGCTGCTGCATAAGCTCAACCCGTTCTATTCAGTCCTGCCGCCGAGTTTTGAGTTCCTCATCATCAGCGAAGGACCGGACGAACCAGTCGAGTTCTACTACGGTGCCGACGAGCACCTCGACACGCTCGAAGCTCGGCTCCGATCTATCTACCCGTCACCGTTCGACATCGAGCCGGTCGAGATCGACCCGGCGACCAAACTGATTCCGCCAACCGAGTACAGCCGTGATGAGTTCGCAACGGCAGTCGAGAATGACGACCTGCTGTACGAGTTCGATATTGGGGAGCAACGGACAGCGGAGATGGCTTCCACTGTCGACGAGACGTCCGTCGGAGACACCGGCGAGGAGGCATCCATTACAGACGGTGGCGTGGCCGCTGGAGAGCAGAATACCTGGGTCGACGTGGATGACACGGAGATTCGGGTTGACCCCCCAGAGTCGTGTCCCGAGTATGGGCCACTGACTGCGATAGAGCGACCGACGTTGACCGCCGATGGGACGGTTCTGGCCCGGCCAGCTCTCGATACAGTCCAGCCGATGGGTGTCCGATGGTTTGGCAGGGCCGACAGGGAAGAGGACTGGATGACGACGCTCACTCCTTTCTCAGAGGCCTCGGGTGACGAAGACAGTGGGAAGGTCACAGACGCACCGCTGGCGACGCTCATCGACCACCTGAATGACACCGAACACCCGATCGCATTCCAGGCCGTCTTCGAGCGCCGTGATGACTGGACCAAGGCAGCGGACAATCGGACGACTTCCCTCGAACAGGGGATGGACACCTGGTTCCAGAAGTGGCTCGGTGACGGCCTGACCTTCTACCAGGACTCCACCGACGACCCCGAACGGCTGATGACAGCCAGTGCGAAAAAACGAGTCAGCCGCATCGAAGACAAAACCCCGAGCCGGACGTTCAGCGTGAACCTCCGGGCGGTCGCTGTTCCAGCCGACGACCACGATTCGAGGCTGTTGGATTCCCGAATCAATGCGCTCCGGTCTACCTTCGGTCCGGTCGATGGCCCCTACTACAGCCTCGTTGGAAAGCGGCTCCGAGACGCCGGATGGCGACAGAAGACCAAACAGAGGAATTCCCGAAAGGAGCTGAAGCGACTTCTGGACCGAGAGCTCGTCATGGACACGGGGAAGACGCGACCCGACCTCGTGTTGAATGGCGACGAACTCGCGAACTTCCTTCTCGTCCCACCGGCAGAGCAGCTCAGCATCGAAGGCGCGAGAGGGACCCGTGCCGAACAGCAGAGCCGAAATCCACTGCCACGGCCCAACCAGGACATCATGCAGGAACTCCGTGACGGGATGTCGATTGGGTATGCTCTCGACGAGAATAGCCAGCCAGAAGACGTTCCGACGAGGGTTCCCCCGGGGATTTTGCCAACGCACTACCTCCGGGCAGGGTCAACTGGGGCAGGCAAGTCAGTCGCGATGAACAACGACATGCTGTCGCTCGTCGCCAACACGGAAGGACCGGTTTTCTTGGTCGACCGCAAGGGCGACGGGATGGCGGAGAACTTCATGCGGGCGTACGCCCGGCGCTTCGGCATGACTGCTCTCAGGGAGAACGTTATCCACTTCCGGATACCGGATATGCTCCCCGGGTTCTCGTTCTTCGACCTCGAACCTTCGCTAGCGAACGGACGAAATCGGACCGATGCCGTCCAGCGCAAGGCCGACCACACCGAGGAGATCCTCCGCCTCGCGATGGGTGCCGACGCCTACGACAGCGCGAAGGTCGCACCCACGCTCATCAAGATGCTCGTCAAGCTGATGTTTGACGAAGAACACGGCCGCGAGCACGGCCACTACCGGGAGTCGGCGGACTACTTCGAGTTCAGGCACCTCCACCAGGTCATCGACCAACTCAGGCAGGCTGGCCCGCCACAGGTCGACCTCAGTGAAGCCCCGAAGTCGAGCAATGAGGCGGTCACCCGGACGATTCGCCGCCAACTCCAGCAAGACCAGCAGTCGTTCACGACGCTGATGAACGGGGTTTCGAATCGACTCGACCCTATCTCCCTGGACGACCGCCTGCGGCCGATCTTCAACAACACCGAGAACAACTTCGACTTTCGTGACCTCCTCGCCGAGAATAAGGTCGTCCTGTTCGACCTTGGCGACCTCCGTGACGAGGCCGCTCGCCTCATGACAGGGCTCGTCCTCACCAACCTTGAGGACGCGATTCAAGAGCAAAGTCTAGACCTCGCGATGTACCCTGACGACTACGTCGTGAACCTGGTCATCGACGAGGCAGCATCGGTCGTGGTTTCAGATATCATGAACAATATGCTCGAACGCGGGCGCAGCTTCAAGCTCTCCGTTGGATTGTCGATGCAGTTCCCCGAACAGATGGAGGCCGCAGGTGGACGGAAGATGTACCTGAACACGCTGAACAACATCGGGTCACTCCTCGTCGGGAAAATCAACGTCGACAGAGAACTCGCCCGGGCGATGGCTCACGAGGAGATGAGTCCGGAAGAGTTCTCGAATCGGATCCGGTCGCTCCCTCGTGGTGAATGGATTGCCAGCCTACCGAGTCCGACCTTCGGTGAAACTGGGCCGTATCCATTCAGCCTTGACCCGCTCCCGATCCCTGCGGGTCACCCCGAGAGTGACTCCCCGCTCACCGAGCGTGAGGAAGAACTGTTCACTGAAACACTCACAAAGATTCACGACCGGGCTGTCGACGAGTACGGTGTCGCCGAAGATGCAGCACCCACGACGCAGACACCCGAAGAACTGCACGAGGTTCTCGACGTCGATACCGACGAACTGGATGTTGCCATCGCTAAGATTGTTCGGAGTGTTCAGCTTCGGGAGAGCGTTCGCGAAGAGAACGGGTGGGTGTCGGTCGAAACGGTCGACGGCGACCTTCGGCAGTTGTTCGAGGACGTCGACGCAGATGTGCCGTCGTACGACGAACTGACCACTATTCGACAGCGGTCGAGGTTTTTGGAGACCACCGTGGACATCGACGCCGACGAGATCGTGATTCGACTCACGGAGGCAGGCGAAGAGATTGCAGAACCCGACACAGGGGATGTCCGAGCAGCCGGTGGGAGTGACCACGACGCCGCCCTGCTGGAGATCGAGGAGGAGCTCACCTCGCTTGGGTTCACCGTCACGATTCTCTCGCAGGACGGGAGCGAGAAACCCGATGCACGGGCGACTCATCCCGACCTGGAAGAGACGTTCGCCATCGAGGTCGAAACGACGACGCCCGAATACCCGGTGAAGGTTCTCACGAACTTCCGGAAGGCACAGGAAGCAGAGGAAGTGCCGCTGTTCGTTGTCCGACCTGGGAGTGAGAAGACGGACTGGGCCAAGCGCGTTGACGGGATTCTCAATCCTCCCGTACGTGAACTCGACGATGGCAGCATCCAGTTCTACACGACTGATTCGACTCTCACGTTCAACGGTGGTGCAACAGAAGAAGGCGGCGTGACAGCTGTTCGTCCGAGGACCGAGAGCAACGACACGAATCGTAGTGTCTGGGTTCAGGACGAGGGTTCAATCCACCTCCGTGATGGGACTGGGACGGAGCATCTCCGGGTAGACTCCTTCGATGCGGTAACGAAAGACCGAGTGCCGGCGATATATAGCTATGACCACGCCAAGGCCGAGTACCTCGTTCATGAACCAGGCGAGACACATACCTATGGGTCGAAAGCAGATTTTGAAGCTGACTGGGCCCGCATCAACGCGCCGTTCATCCCTGCTGAGGAACTTCCGAATCCCGAGTTCGGGAACGACGCGTACGGCATCGTAATCCTTCCTGAGGAGGGTGAACCAGTGGTCTGCGATTCCGGGGCGACGGAGCCGCTCCGGACACTCCTGGATACGTCGTTCGTCGTCGGTCAGCGCGAAGATAGCTTCGAGATGGCTGAACAGGAGGAGGCTCAAAGTACCCCAGCGCTCCCATCTGCAGACGAGGATTGGAAGGACGACGCGGATGCTGCAACCGGGCGGTTCGCTTCGGAATATCTCGTTGAAGCCGAAGACGAATCAGTCACTTCTCCAGTGGTGTACGAGCTGTACGAGGAGTGGGCGGAGTCGCATAATCTGGAGCCAGATTCGAAGGGTTGGTTCGGTCGACGTTTGAAGAAACACGTCGATTTCGAACCGACAACTATGAGACAAGACGGATTACAGGTACGGTGCTACGAAGGACTCACACTTCGTCGAACGGAGGTCAGTGATGAATAG
- a CDS encoding phage NrS-1 polymerase family protein, with translation MSGDSIVNASAIPTVLRQEAQWVCWKEERRDGRLTKIPVTPGTGSFASSTDAETWADFRTALAFVQKGRADGIGFVFTEEDEFVGIDLDKCRDPETGRAEEDARDIIDRLDSFTEVSPSGTGYHVLIKGTLPDGRNRRGSVELYDKARFFTVTGDHVDETPAQVARRQDALVAIHREYLQEDEPDQETGQDATTEDSTDTTATPAVDLDDNELLRKAKNASNGEKFERLWNGNILGYDSQSEADMALCCLLAFWTGGDRTQMDQLFRQSGLLREKWDEVHYADGSTYGEKTVERAISRTSEYYDPGKSGRSVETTEPPAATDTVDTGKENAYLSEKNQLLADRVAALEATLEEKDERIESLETQVERLQAELESRDSETIPGERTETGSNTDVQQKTQADSLLSRTKKLLGRDGE, from the coding sequence ATGAGTGGAGACTCGATTGTCAATGCGAGTGCGATTCCGACCGTGCTTCGGCAGGAAGCGCAGTGGGTATGCTGGAAGGAGGAACGGCGCGATGGGAGGTTGACAAAGATTCCGGTCACGCCGGGGACGGGGTCGTTCGCGTCGTCGACGGACGCCGAAACGTGGGCGGACTTCAGAACGGCACTCGCGTTCGTGCAGAAGGGGCGGGCGGATGGGATTGGGTTCGTGTTCACCGAGGAGGACGAGTTCGTCGGGATCGACCTGGACAAGTGCCGTGACCCAGAAACAGGTCGAGCAGAGGAAGACGCACGGGACATCATCGATCGGCTGGACTCATTCACTGAGGTTTCGCCTTCGGGGACGGGCTACCACGTGCTCATCAAAGGCACGCTTCCCGACGGGCGGAACCGTCGGGGGAGCGTGGAACTGTACGACAAGGCTCGCTTCTTCACCGTGACCGGGGACCACGTCGACGAAACGCCTGCACAGGTAGCACGTCGTCAGGACGCCCTCGTGGCGATTCATCGCGAATACCTCCAGGAAGACGAACCGGACCAAGAAACCGGACAGGACGCTACTACAGAGGACAGCACGGACACTACAGCCACACCCGCCGTTGACCTCGACGACAACGAGCTACTCCGAAAGGCGAAGAATGCCTCGAACGGCGAAAAATTCGAGCGGCTCTGGAACGGGAACATCCTGGGCTACGACAGCCAGTCGGAAGCCGACATGGCGCTGTGTTGTCTACTGGCGTTCTGGACCGGCGGCGACCGAACGCAGATGGACCAGTTGTTCCGCCAGTCCGGGCTGCTCCGTGAGAAATGGGACGAAGTCCACTACGCCGACGGGTCGACGTACGGCGAGAAAACCGTCGAGCGTGCGATCTCGCGGACGTCGGAGTACTACGACCCAGGCAAGAGTGGAAGATCGGTTGAGACTACCGAGCCGCCAGCTGCGACGGACACCGTGGATACGGGCAAGGAGAACGCGTACCTATCCGAGAAGAACCAGCTGCTGGCCGATCGTGTGGCAGCGCTCGAAGCAACGCTCGAAGAGAAGGACGAGCGGATTGAATCGCTCGAAACCCAGGTGGAGCGGCTACAGGCAGAACTCGAATCCCGTGACAGTGAGACAATTCCTGGGGAGCGTACAGAAACTGGTTCCAACACCGATGTACAGCAGAAGA